A single window of Candidatus Methylomirabilota bacterium DNA harbors:
- a CDS encoding branched-chain amino acid ABC transporter permease, with translation MNTVAVALPTRSPVKLLAGLAPIVVLLLAYPWIASQYQAMLLGYGLVMAIAALGFNLLLGYTGLLSFGHSAFFGVGAYAVAMTVKYLGVSSMELFLLSAIVSSILIAALFGVVCVRYTRIFFGILTLALSQVLWSLAFKFFWVTGGTDGLRVPTPTLLGVVTGTGDKIDFIAHYYYYYILATFFACVALMWVIVNSPFGKALQSIRDNETRAEFVGVQVRRHRWVAFLVSGLFTGLAGALWVPLNGLVTPESLHWTFSGKIVFMAVLGGFRAFAGPIVGAVLYTYLEAYAVGNTVYWQFVLGTVLVVLVLSLPTGVMGTAARLLERWRGRAA, from the coding sequence GTGAACACCGTCGCCGTCGCCCTGCCCACCCGCTCGCCCGTGAAGCTGCTCGCCGGGCTGGCTCCGATCGTCGTCCTGCTCTTGGCCTACCCGTGGATCGCCAGCCAGTACCAGGCCATGCTCCTGGGCTACGGCCTGGTCATGGCGATCGCCGCCCTGGGATTCAACCTGTTGTTGGGCTACACGGGCTTGCTCTCGTTCGGCCACTCGGCGTTCTTCGGGGTGGGCGCCTATGCGGTGGCCATGACGGTCAAGTATCTGGGGGTCAGCTCGATGGAGCTGTTCCTCCTCAGCGCCATCGTCAGCTCGATCCTCATCGCGGCGCTGTTCGGCGTGGTCTGCGTGCGTTACACTCGTATCTTCTTCGGCATCCTGACCCTGGCCCTGTCCCAGGTGCTGTGGAGCCTGGCCTTCAAGTTCTTTTGGGTCACGGGCGGAACGGACGGGCTGCGGGTGCCGACGCCGACGCTGCTGGGCGTGGTGACCGGCACGGGCGACAAGATCGACTTCATCGCCCACTATTACTACTACTACATCCTGGCGACCTTCTTCGCGTGCGTGGCGCTGATGTGGGTCATCGTGAACTCGCCCTTCGGCAAAGCGCTGCAGTCGATCCGGGACAACGAGACGCGCGCGGAATTCGTGGGCGTGCAGGTCCGGCGCCACCGCTGGGTCGCCTTCCTGGTCTCCGGCCTCTTCACGGGCCTGGCCGGCGCCCTGTGGGTGCCCCTCAATGGCCTGGTCACCCCCGAGAGCCTGCACTGGACGTTCTCCGGCAAGATCGTGTTCATGGCCGTGCTGGGGGGGTTCCGGGCGTTCGCCGGCCCCATCGTGGGGGCCGTGCTCTACACGTACCTGGAGGCCTACGCCGTCGGCAACACGGTGTACTGGCAGTTCGTGCTCGGCACGGTGCTGGTCGTCCTCGTGCTGTCCCTGCCGACCGGGGTCATGGGCACGGCGGCGCGGCTCCTGGAGCGCTGGCGGGGGAGGGCGGCCTGA
- a CDS encoding ABC transporter ATP-binding protein translates to MGLLATTNLVKHFGQTRAVDHVDFTVREREMLGLIGSNGAGKTTLVNLISGLIRPDGGRILFAGQDVTHQSINERIRAGIARSFQLVNLFDHLTAFENIALTIFSRQGKTRSMLTLADRDGPVADEAHEVLRQFGLANKALMLAGGLSQGERKLLDVAVAYALRPKLLFLDEPTSGVSTREKAPIMEVISAIVRSGDIAAVVIEHDMDVVFTYSDRIVAMHEGKILAEGTPAEIRANATVTTTLIGSGGAL, encoded by the coding sequence GTGGGCCTCCTGGCGACCACGAACCTGGTCAAGCACTTCGGCCAGACCCGTGCCGTCGACCACGTGGATTTCACCGTGCGGGAGCGCGAGATGCTGGGCCTCATCGGCTCCAACGGCGCCGGCAAGACGACGCTGGTGAACCTGATCAGCGGGCTCATCCGGCCCGACGGCGGGCGCATCCTCTTCGCCGGCCAGGACGTCACCCATCAGAGCATCAACGAGCGCATCCGCGCCGGCATCGCCCGCAGCTTTCAGCTCGTGAACCTCTTCGACCACCTCACCGCCTTCGAGAACATCGCGCTGACGATCTTCTCGCGGCAAGGCAAGACCCGGTCCATGCTGACCCTGGCCGATCGGGATGGTCCGGTCGCCGACGAAGCCCACGAGGTGCTCCGGCAGTTCGGGCTGGCGAACAAGGCGCTCATGCTCGCCGGCGGCCTGTCCCAAGGAGAGCGCAAACTCCTGGACGTGGCCGTGGCCTACGCGCTGCGGCCCAAGCTGCTCTTCCTCGACGAGCCCACCAGCGGTGTGAGCACGCGGGAGAAGGCGCCCATCATGGAGGTGATCAGCGCGATCGTCCGCTCGGGCGATATCGCCGCGGTAGTGATCGAACACGACATGGACGTCGTCTTCACCTACTCCGACCGCATCGTGGCCATGCACGAGGGTAAGATCCTCGCCGAAGGCACGCCCGCCGAAATCCGGGCCAACGCCACGGTGACGACCACCCTGATCGGCAGCGGCGGCGCTCTATGA
- a CDS encoding ABC transporter ATP-binding protein, with protein sequence MTTELLALDGIHTYRGAAHVLRALSLRVGEGETVCLVGRNGAGKTTTLESAMGLLPMRAGAVRFRSRDITRLPPHQRATLGIGYAPEDCGIFPDLTVAENLQIGRWMAVGKGRGDSSPAVFPEIEQLGDRRGLNLSGGQKKMLAISRAMALAPSVLLLDEPFEGLAPVVVTRFIEAARRIKAMGVSLLIAESNVTNAARVADRLYAIDRGEILFEGAPRAVLDNAEVMRVLRG encoded by the coding sequence ATGACGACGGAGCTGCTCGCTCTGGACGGGATTCACACCTACCGCGGGGCCGCCCATGTGCTGCGGGCGCTGTCGCTGCGGGTGGGCGAGGGGGAGACGGTGTGTCTGGTCGGCCGCAACGGGGCCGGCAAGACGACGACGCTGGAGAGCGCGATGGGCCTGCTGCCGATGCGCGCGGGGGCCGTGCGCTTCCGGAGCCGCGACATCACCCGGTTGCCGCCCCACCAGCGCGCCACACTGGGGATCGGCTACGCGCCGGAGGACTGCGGCATCTTTCCCGACCTCACCGTGGCCGAGAACCTCCAGATCGGACGTTGGATGGCCGTGGGCAAGGGGAGGGGGGACTCGAGCCCGGCGGTCTTCCCCGAGATCGAGCAGCTCGGTGACCGCCGGGGTCTCAACCTGTCCGGTGGCCAGAAGAAGATGCTGGCCATCAGCCGGGCCATGGCGCTGGCCCCGTCGGTGCTGTTGCTCGACGAGCCCTTCGAAGGCCTGGCCCCGGTGGTGGTCACCCGCTTCATCGAAGCGGCCCGCCGAATCAAGGCCATGGGCGTCTCGCTGCTCATCGCCGAATCGAACGTCACCAACGCCGCGCGTGTGGCCGACCGTCTGTACGCCATCGATCGGGGCGAGATCCTGTTCGAAGGGGCCCCTCGAGCCGTGCTGGACAACGCCGAGGTCATGCGGGTCTTGCGCGGCTAG
- a CDS encoding tetratricopeptide repeat protein — protein MPVSCGDRSARELYERALVQYHSFVGDPIATIEEALGHAPDFVLGHVFRATVLMTFMERRFAEQARISVASAEALLPRANAREQALVGAARRLVDGDWDGACAALDRVLVDHPRDAFAIQSAHLLDFYRGDALNLRNRISRVMPSWSPSVPGYSYILGMHAFGLEECNQYPEAEEVGRRALDREPKDGWAVHAVTHVMEMQGRIDEGIAWLESREPDWAPDNGFAFHNYWHLALYYLDHHRYSDVLALYDTRVHPEPPDFALQLLDATALLWRLFLEGVAPGRRAEVLAENWAGRLETERGFYAFNDMHAMMAFTLAGREAEAARLIADLQWAVQHAPGINRMMAREVGLPVCLAIRAFGQARYPEAIRHLEPVRDTAWRFGGSHAQRDVLTLTLVEAASRSGDAALARHYIAERTVHRPGSAWGWRLLARTPRMTERPRAARS, from the coding sequence GTGCCCGTTTCGTGCGGTGACCGGTCGGCCCGGGAGCTTTACGAACGGGCCCTCGTCCAGTACCACAGCTTCGTCGGAGATCCGATCGCCACGATCGAGGAAGCCCTCGGACACGCGCCGGACTTCGTGTTGGGGCACGTGTTCCGGGCGACGGTGTTGATGACGTTCATGGAGCGGCGCTTCGCCGAGCAGGCCCGGATCAGCGTCGCCTCGGCCGAGGCCCTCCTGCCGCGCGCCAATGCGCGCGAGCAAGCCCTGGTGGGGGCGGCCCGCCGGCTGGTGGACGGCGACTGGGACGGGGCCTGCGCGGCTCTGGATCGCGTCCTGGTGGATCATCCGCGGGACGCGTTCGCCATCCAGTCCGCCCACTTGCTGGATTTCTACCGCGGGGATGCCCTGAACCTGCGCAACCGTATCTCGCGTGTCATGCCGTCCTGGAGCCCGAGCGTGCCGGGCTATTCGTACATCCTGGGCATGCATGCGTTCGGGCTCGAGGAGTGCAATCAGTATCCGGAGGCGGAGGAGGTTGGCCGCCGGGCCCTGGATCGGGAGCCCAAGGACGGCTGGGCCGTGCATGCCGTCACGCACGTGATGGAGATGCAGGGCCGGATCGACGAGGGCATCGCCTGGCTCGAGTCCCGGGAGCCGGACTGGGCGCCCGACAACGGGTTCGCCTTCCACAACTACTGGCACCTGGCGCTCTACTACCTCGACCATCACCGGTATTCCGACGTGCTGGCCCTCTACGACACGCGGGTGCATCCCGAGCCACCGGACTTCGCCCTGCAGCTGCTGGACGCGACGGCCCTGCTGTGGCGGCTGTTCCTGGAAGGCGTGGCCCCCGGTCGGCGGGCCGAAGTCCTGGCCGAGAACTGGGCCGGCCGGCTCGAGACCGAGCGCGGCTTTTACGCGTTCAACGACATGCACGCCATGATGGCCTTCACGCTGGCGGGGCGCGAGGCCGAGGCGGCGCGGCTCATCGCCGATCTGCAGTGGGCGGTGCAGCACGCCCCCGGGATCAATCGGATGATGGCGCGGGAGGTCGGCTTGCCGGTCTGCCTGGCCATCCGGGCCTTCGGCCAGGCCCGCTATCCGGAAGCGATCCGTCACCTGGAGCCGGTGCGGGACACCGCCTGGCGGTTCGGCGGCAGCCACGCCCAGCGGGATGTGTTGACGCTCACCCTCGTCGAGGCGGCCAGCCGGAGCGGCGACGCCGCGCTGGCGCGGCACTACATCGCCGAGCGCACGGTCCACCGGCCGGGCAGCGCCTGGGGCTGGCGCCTGCTCGCCCGGACCCCACGAATGACCGAAAGGCCGCGAGCGGCTCGCTCGTGA
- a CDS encoding acetate--CoA ligase: MTVDRTDIIWQPRPEVVERARIGRFMRAHRIQSLAELQRRSIEDMSWYWPAVVQDLGLRWLRPWDRVLDDSRGPAWPAWFPGGRLNLADNCLDLHIDADRGVQPALVWESDDGQTRTLTYLELAREVNRLANALRRLGVVAGDRVGVFLPMSPEAAIATLAVVRIGAIYTPCFSGFGAPAVASRLQDCEARVLITADGFQRRGQVVRMKETADDAVAASPSVAHVLVYRRLGREVPWHRSRDRWWHDAVAPESDACPVMAVEADHPCLIIYTSGTTGRPKGAVLTHGGFLLKTAHDFAYCHDVGQGDRLFWLTDLGWLMGPMLITAALVHGATGVLFEGVPDYPRPDRLWGLVERHRISVMGISPTAIRALMPHGPQHPAAHDLTSLRILAGTGEPWNPEPYRWLFERVGGGRLPIINYTGGTEISGGILGCFPVAPLKPCSFTGPIPGMAADVFDENGRPVRGEVGELVVTRPWPGMTAGFWRDPQRYEETYWSRWPGVWVHGDWAVIDEDGFWFLQGRSDDTLKIAGKRLGPAEVESVLVGHDSVAEAGVIGVPHDVKGEAVVCFVVLKQGQASSEALRAELGDRVAQHMGKALKPERILFVRDLPKTRSAKIMRRVIRATYLGREPGDLSSLENPDAVSAVAEAK, translated from the coding sequence ATGACGGTGGACCGGACCGACATCATCTGGCAACCCCGTCCCGAGGTCGTGGAGCGTGCACGAATCGGGCGGTTCATGCGGGCGCACCGCATCCAGTCACTGGCCGAGCTACAGCGGCGCTCGATCGAGGACATGTCGTGGTACTGGCCGGCCGTCGTGCAGGATCTGGGGCTTCGCTGGCTCCGTCCCTGGGATCGCGTCCTCGACGACTCCCGGGGACCCGCCTGGCCGGCGTGGTTTCCCGGCGGGCGCCTCAACCTGGCCGACAACTGCCTGGACCTGCACATCGACGCCGACCGCGGCGTGCAGCCCGCCCTGGTCTGGGAGTCCGACGACGGGCAGACCCGTACGCTCACATACCTGGAATTGGCGCGTGAGGTGAATCGGCTGGCCAACGCGCTGCGACGCCTGGGCGTCGTCGCCGGTGACCGGGTCGGCGTCTTCCTCCCCATGTCGCCGGAGGCGGCCATCGCGACCCTGGCCGTCGTCCGCATCGGTGCGATCTACACGCCGTGCTTCTCCGGGTTCGGCGCCCCGGCGGTGGCCTCCCGGCTCCAGGATTGCGAAGCGAGGGTCCTCATCACCGCGGACGGGTTCCAGCGCCGCGGCCAGGTGGTGCGGATGAAGGAGACGGCCGACGACGCGGTCGCGGCCAGCCCCAGCGTCGCCCACGTGCTGGTGTACCGGCGCCTCGGGCGTGAGGTGCCGTGGCACCGCTCCCGGGACCGCTGGTGGCACGACGCCGTCGCGCCCGAGTCCGACGCCTGCCCGGTGATGGCCGTCGAGGCCGATCACCCTTGCCTCATCATCTACACCTCGGGCACGACGGGCCGGCCCAAAGGCGCCGTGCTGACCCACGGCGGGTTCCTCCTCAAGACGGCCCACGACTTCGCCTACTGCCACGATGTGGGGCAGGGCGACCGGCTCTTCTGGCTCACCGACCTGGGGTGGCTCATGGGCCCGATGCTCATCACGGCCGCGCTCGTCCACGGCGCCACCGGAGTGCTCTTCGAGGGCGTGCCCGACTACCCCAGGCCCGACCGGCTGTGGGGACTGGTCGAGCGCCACCGGATCAGCGTCATGGGCATCTCGCCCACCGCCATCCGCGCCCTCATGCCGCACGGCCCCCAGCATCCCGCGGCCCACGACCTCACGTCGCTACGGATCCTCGCCGGCACCGGCGAGCCGTGGAACCCCGAGCCCTACCGCTGGCTCTTCGAGCGGGTGGGGGGTGGGCGCTTGCCCATCATCAATTACACCGGCGGCACCGAGATCTCGGGCGGCATCCTGGGATGCTTCCCCGTGGCGCCGCTCAAGCCTTGCTCGTTCACCGGGCCCATCCCGGGCATGGCGGCCGACGTGTTCGACGAGAACGGACGCCCCGTGCGGGGTGAAGTCGGCGAGCTCGTCGTGACCAGGCCCTGGCCGGGAATGACCGCAGGCTTCTGGCGTGATCCCCAGCGCTATGAGGAAACGTACTGGTCGCGCTGGCCCGGAGTGTGGGTACACGGCGATTGGGCCGTGATCGACGAGGACGGCTTCTGGTTCTTGCAGGGCCGGTCGGACGACACGCTGAAGATCGCCGGCAAGCGTCTGGGGCCCGCCGAGGTGGAGTCGGTTCTGGTCGGCCATGACTCGGTGGCCGAGGCCGGCGTGATCGGCGTGCCTCACGACGTCAAGGGCGAAGCGGTCGTGTGTTTCGTCGTGCTGAAGCAGGGACAGGCGTCCTCGGAGGCGCTCCGGGCCGAGCTGGGTGACCGGGTGGCCCAGCACATGGGCAAGGCGCTCAAGCCCGAGCGGATCCTGTTCGTGCGCGATCTTCCCAAGACGCGCTCGGCCAAGATCATGCGCCGGGTGATCCGCGCCACGTATCTCGGTCGTGAGCCCGGTGACCTTTCGTCCCTGGAGAACCCCGACGCGGTCAGCGCGGTCGCCGAGGCGAAGTAG
- a CDS encoding adenylate/guanylate cyclase domain-containing protein — protein MSPSAFAEEGKGARGSRPPTDVALPLGATVTIVFSDIRGFTEYTDQYGDEAAYRLLQQHNGAVRNQVDLFGGYVVKTQGDSFMVAFPTARSAIQCAVSVQRVLASAQTGAGTRIALGIGINTGEPIQEGGDFFGSPVNLAARICAAAGPGQIFVSETTRYVTGRIEAVEFVDRGLHDLKGFQEPQRLYEVRSVDEARGAHGAGQDLSAEIAALAERCRSLGAELVEASQALQGTGELPAAALGRQLGALRVAFGGLCSRVFQRAAQAGVNITQSADRIASLAELEPLLEAINQAEAGRVAARERAAGEDDASRQAALEAAVQRAMGVLNRVLAISHPEDPAFQALLECQAKASELRLKLSRVASTNRDYSAHRVDEATKPFADLLALVDGQDDVDDERWMALEESVGRVFGRQLLIAASRGRLVVAGGARRARAQVPAPAAPPRVEPREAPTPSPTYQPAPPPPAAVEVPRAEPVPVETHRAEPVRETRPEPPAEQPTESLLPTLDPRAAGVTWWSAAHREWTAWKSSGMATAHALRAAIAKHPYLLSVPITQSAGYDEGRLAGAYFVLLNHVENVSPSFLRHAVEEALQQAGPGADPAALGPALYELLVSKGRLRQTYADFVRDGMVAAIPIPGVWADAIVTEHEDSTVITTRPSREIGDAAEQSRELTDVTERLSEHRIALTLPALTARFVCIRRGELREARDIVIKLTEGGEPSTAAWALSLRSDQLMAAPPKRCGAEGLSVEGFGKNYRALWLTVFNSDPALDKTYELTASLCPQGVPSSTPRRSVFTGRSR, from the coding sequence GTGAGTCCTTCCGCGTTCGCCGAAGAAGGCAAGGGAGCCCGCGGCTCCCGGCCTCCCACCGACGTCGCGCTACCGCTGGGGGCGACCGTGACGATCGTCTTCAGTGATATCCGGGGCTTCACCGAGTACACCGACCAGTACGGAGACGAGGCGGCGTACCGACTGCTGCAACAGCACAACGGCGCGGTGCGCAATCAGGTCGATCTCTTCGGCGGTTACGTGGTGAAGACTCAGGGCGACAGCTTCATGGTGGCCTTCCCCACCGCCCGTTCGGCCATCCAGTGCGCGGTGTCCGTCCAGCGGGTGCTGGCCTCGGCCCAGACGGGAGCCGGTACGCGGATCGCGCTCGGCATCGGCATCAACACCGGCGAGCCCATCCAGGAGGGCGGCGACTTCTTCGGGAGCCCGGTGAACCTGGCCGCCCGCATCTGCGCCGCCGCCGGACCCGGTCAGATCTTCGTCTCGGAGACGACCCGGTACGTGACCGGCCGCATCGAGGCCGTCGAGTTCGTGGACCGCGGCTTGCACGACCTCAAGGGCTTTCAGGAGCCGCAGCGCCTGTACGAGGTGCGCTCGGTGGACGAGGCTCGCGGCGCCCACGGTGCCGGCCAGGATCTGAGCGCCGAGATCGCCGCGCTGGCCGAACGGTGCCGTAGCCTGGGCGCCGAGCTCGTGGAGGCGAGTCAGGCCCTGCAGGGCACCGGCGAGCTTCCCGCGGCCGCGCTGGGACGCCAGCTCGGGGCCCTGCGGGTCGCCTTCGGCGGGCTGTGCAGCCGGGTGTTCCAGCGAGCCGCTCAGGCAGGAGTCAACATCACCCAGTCGGCCGACCGCATCGCCTCCCTGGCGGAGCTCGAGCCGCTGCTGGAAGCGATCAACCAGGCCGAAGCTGGGCGAGTCGCGGCCCGCGAACGCGCCGCTGGCGAGGACGACGCCTCCCGGCAGGCCGCTCTGGAGGCGGCCGTCCAGCGCGCGATGGGCGTGCTGAACCGCGTCCTCGCCATCAGCCACCCCGAAGACCCGGCCTTCCAGGCTCTCCTCGAGTGCCAGGCCAAGGCCAGCGAGCTGCGCCTCAAGCTCTCGCGTGTCGCGTCGACAAACCGCGATTACTCCGCGCACCGCGTCGACGAGGCGACGAAGCCATTCGCCGATCTGCTGGCCCTCGTGGACGGCCAGGACGATGTGGACGATGAGCGCTGGATGGCGCTCGAGGAAAGCGTGGGACGCGTGTTCGGACGCCAACTGCTCATCGCGGCGAGCCGCGGCCGGCTCGTGGTGGCAGGAGGGGCCCGACGGGCCCGTGCGCAGGTCCCCGCTCCTGCCGCCCCGCCACGGGTCGAGCCCCGCGAGGCGCCGACACCGAGCCCGACCTACCAGCCGGCTCCCCCCCCGCCCGCCGCCGTGGAGGTTCCGCGAGCCGAGCCAGTCCCGGTCGAGACCCACCGAGCGGAGCCGGTGCGGGAGACACGCCCGGAGCCTCCCGCCGAGCAGCCGACCGAATCGTTGCTGCCCACGCTCGATCCGCGAGCGGCCGGGGTCACGTGGTGGAGCGCCGCCCACAGGGAATGGACCGCCTGGAAGTCCTCGGGGATGGCCACGGCGCACGCGCTGCGAGCGGCGATTGCCAAGCACCCCTACCTGCTCAGTGTCCCGATCACCCAGAGCGCCGGGTACGATGAAGGGCGCCTCGCCGGAGCCTATTTCGTGCTGCTCAACCACGTGGAGAACGTCTCGCCGTCGTTCCTCCGCCATGCGGTGGAGGAGGCCCTGCAGCAGGCCGGCCCGGGCGCCGACCCGGCCGCTCTGGGGCCCGCGCTGTACGAGCTGCTGGTTAGCAAAGGAAGGCTGCGCCAGACCTATGCCGACTTCGTCCGTGACGGCATGGTCGCCGCCATTCCCATTCCCGGCGTGTGGGCGGACGCCATCGTCACCGAGCACGAGGACTCGACAGTGATCACGACCCGGCCCAGCCGCGAGATCGGGGACGCGGCGGAGCAGAGCCGGGAACTGACGGACGTCACCGAGCGGCTGAGCGAGCATCGCATCGCGCTGACGCTGCCGGCCCTGACGGCGCGGTTCGTCTGCATCAGGCGGGGCGAGCTTCGCGAGGCCCGCGACATCGTGATCAAGCTGACCGAGGGCGGCGAGCCGTCGACGGCGGCCTGGGCGCTGAGCCTGCGTAGCGATCAGCTCATGGCGGCACCGCCCAAGCGATGCGGCGCCGAGGGTCTCTCGGTCGAGGGATTCGGCAAGAACTACCGCGCGTTGTGGCTCACCGTGTTCAACAGCGACCCCGCGCTGGACAAGACCTACGAGCTCACCGCGTCCCTCTGCCCGCAGGGCGTGCCGTCGAGCACGCCCCGTCGGTCGGTCTTCACGGGACGCTCCCGGTGA